In Rhodococcus qingshengii JCM 15477, the sequence CCGCGAAGTCGGTATCGACGTCGTGAATGTAACCCCCTCGTATGCACGGGAACTGATGGCCGCCGGTCTCCTCGACGGTGAGCGGACGCCGGTGTTGGTGATGCTCGGCGGAGAAGCTGTACCTGCCGAGTTGTGGTCGCGATTGCGCGATCAGGACGGTGTCGACGGGTACGACCTTTACGGGCCGACGGAGTTCACGATCAACGCGATGGGATCCCCGGTTCAGGGGAGCGAGACACCCTGCTTGGGTCGTCCGATTCTGAACGCGTCTGCGCGGGTACTCGATTCGGGTCTGCGGGAGGTACCGATCGGAGCGGCGGGCGAGCTGTACATGTCCGGAGACGGAACGGCGATGGGTTACCTTCACCGGACCGCGTTGACCTCCGCTGTGTTCGTTGCTGATCCCTACTCCGTCGGCAAGCGCATGTACCGCACGGGCGATGTCGTACTGCGTCGTCGCGACGGTGAACTCGAATACCTGGGTCGCGCGGACCATCAGGTCAAGATCCGAGGCATTCGGATCGAATTGGGTGAAGTGGAATCCGCGTTGGCGTCGTTGCCGGGAGTGTTGCGAGCGGCAGCGTCCGTCCGTAGCGAAGGCGGCGCGCCGCCGAGACTGGTCGGCTACGTCATCGAAGAACCCGGTGCCGATTCAACCGATCTGCGAGCTGCGTTGCGGGAACGCGTACCGGCACACCTGGTTCCGTCGGACATCGTCGTCGTGGATTCGATCCCGTTGACGCCCAACGGAAAACTGGACCGCGGTGCGTTGCCGGCACCCCCCGCCCGAGTAGCGGCCCGAGCACCGCGAACCGAGATGGAAAGGCAACTGTGCCAGGTCTTTGCGCGGGTACTCGGCGTCGAGGCAGTCGATCCCGAAGAGAGTTTCTTCGATCTCGGCGGCGACTCGCTTCGAGCAATGCGACTGGTGGGGGAGATGGAGCACGACCTGTCGGTGAGCGTCGGTGTGGCAACGCTGATGGCCCGTCCGACAGTCGCCGAGCTCGCAGCACACCTTGACGAGTCGGCGTCCGAAATCGATCTGAGTCGCGATCGCCTCCTGACACTGCGAGCCGACGGCAGCGGAGAACCACTGTTCTGCGTGCATCCGGCCGGTGGATTCGCTTGGCCCTTTGCGCCTTTGACCGGTGTTCTCGAGGCCGACCGTCCACTGTTCGGCCTGCAACTGCCCACAGTTGCCGGTGAGCCACTCGAACCGACGAACGTGGACCAACTGGCAGCGATGTACGTCGACACGATTCGCGGCGTGCAACCGAGCGGGCCGTACCACCTGCTCGGCTACTCGTTCGGTGGCAACGTCGTTGCCGCGATGGCGGCTCAGCTGGTCGATATCGGCGAGACAGTGGAGTTCGCCGGTCTGATCGATACTCATCCACTGGGAGATCGTGACGATCGCGGTCGCGACGATGCCGACGACCGAGATCTGGCCGCCGCCCTGCCACCCGAGATCCTCACTCAGGCACCGGGACTGGTCGAGGCTGTTCGGGCGGGTTTTGATGCCACTCGTTTGCTCGTGGCCCGCTCGACCGACACAACCTACGACGGACCGGTTACTCTGATCACCGCCGACGCCGAGGCGTCCGGACAGCTGCTGGCCGATCGCTGGCGCAGAGTCCGCGGGGACCGGGACATGGCAGTACACCATCTGCCGTACGACCACGCCGGATTGGTGACCCCAGCCGGGTGGGCGGCAATTGCCCCGCTGCTCGACAGCCATTTGTCGAAACGCACGGCCACATAGTTCGAAAACCACACAGTTGAAACACAATGGGAGCTCAATGATGAAGTCCACACCGCCCCTCGCGATACGGAGTTGGCGACGATTCGTCGCCATCGCAGGGTTGCTGATCGTCGCACTCGTGGCGATGATCGGTTGCAGTAGCGATTCGAACGACGAACCGACCAAGGCTGCAGAGCCCACGACCCGCGTGATCGAGACCGAGAAGGGCTCGGTCACCGTGCCCGCGTCGGCGGAGCGCATCGTGGTTCTGAGCGGCGGTCTCGCCGGATACCTGTACGCCCTGGACGCACCGGTGGTTGCCACCGATACCCGCGTCCTCGGTGTCACGAACCTCGACGGTGGATTCCCGCCGGCTTGGGCGGACGCCGCAAAGGCGCAGGGCACCAAGGAATTGCCGGCCGGCGAGCAGCTCAACATCGAAGCCGTCGCGGCGGCTGAGCCCGACCTGATCATCGGCGGTGGCCAGGGAATCACCTCCGTTCAGTCCGAGGAACTCTACGATCAGCTCACTGCTATCGCACCCACCGTCTTGGTCCCCAAGACGGTCGCCGCGTGGGACAAGCAGCTCGAAATCGTCGCCGACGCGGCGGGCCGTTCCGACCAGGTTCCGGCGCTGATGAGCGCATACGAGGACAAGGTCAAAGAGGTCAAGGGCAAGATCAAGGTTCCCGAGGGCAACGTCGTCTACTTCCTCTCGGTCTCGAGCAACAAGCCGTACCTCGTTCCGCCGACGGCCGCGCTGCCCGCGATGCTCGCCGAGCTCGGTTTCAAGGCCGACGACGTCATGGCCAAGGCCGGCAACCCGCAGCTCTTCGGCTCGGGTGACTCGTTCGAGGTCAGCCCGGAACTGCTCTCACAGGTCGCCGATGCTCCTGTCGCCTTTGTGATTCCGGTGTCCGGTCGCCCGATGGCCGAACTTGCCACCGATCCGCTTTACTCGCAGTTGCCGTCCTTCAAGGCAGGCACGACGTTCGAGCTCCCCGCCAGCAGCTACCGTCCTGACTACGACGGCGCAATGGCTACCCTCGACCTGATCGGCCAGACCTTCGCATGACTCGATTCGGTGGGCTGGTGATCGATGTTTCACCCTTGCGGACCAGCCGTCCCTTCAGGTACGCCTTTTCCGCGCGATTGATCTCGCTGCTCGGGATCGGACTGCTCGTCGTAGCCGTCCCCGCGCAGACGTACCAGCTCACCGGCTCGACCTTGCAGGTTGCCGGAGTGTCCACGGCGATGGCCATCGCCATGTTCTTCGGCAGCCTGTTCGGCGGCGTGCTCGCTGACCGTTACGATCGGCGACGCACCATCCAGTTGGCCCGCAGTGCTGCGGGTCTCGGCTTTGTCATTCTCGGGTGCAATGCGCTCTTGCCACACCCGTCGATGTGGGTCATCTACGTCGCGGCAGCTGTCGACGGCTTGGCCGGCGGTGTCAGCAGCTCGGCCTTGATGGCTTTGATGCCGACGTTGTTGCCGCGCAACAAGATGGCTGCGGCCGGCGCTTTGGTAGCGCTGACCACCGACATCGGGACGATGATCTCGCCGGCAATCGCCGGCGTGATCATCGCCTCCGGCGGCATTCCCGCGACATACTTTGTTGCTGCGGTGGCCACCGCAGCAACTGTCACGTTGTTCCAAGCCATCGGCCCTTCTCCTGCACCGGGCACGAATCACGAAAGCCCGATGCGCGCGCTGGTGACCGGCGTGAAATTCGCCGGCACGCACACAGTCATTCGCGGCATCCTGATCAGCGGTCTGTTGGTCATGTTCGTCAGCGGGCCGATGGTGTTGCTGCCTGCCTTCGTCGACCAGGTCCTCGGCGGCGGACCCACCATGCTCGGTCTGCTCTACGGCGCCCCCGCTGTCGGCGCTGTGGTCGGTTCCCTCACCAGCGGTTGGACCGGACGAGTCCACCGCAACGGCGCCGCGATGTTGATCTCTGTTGCGCTGATGCCTCTCGGCCTGGTGGTACTGGGTGCGTCGGGAGCAGCGATTGTCGCGTTCCTGGGCCTGGCCGGATTCGGCCTCGGCCGCGCACTCAACGACATTCTGAGATTTGCAGTCCTTCAACAGAACACGCCGGACGAATTGCGCGGACGCGTGTCCAGTCTGTGGATGGTGCAAGCCGTCACGGGTACGGCGATCGGTTCGATGGCAGCCGGGTTCCTCGGGCAGTGGCTCGAGCCTGGCGCCGCGCTACTGGTCTTGGGGCTCGCCGGTGTGACACTGGGCCTGGTGCTCCTGGCAGCATTGGGTTCGGTGCGCCGGGTAACTTCGGAGATCAACGAAGTCGATCTCTCCGAAAACACTGTGCCGGTGGGGAATGCTCCGCCGGAAAAGGAAGGTAGTTCATGAACCGAGGAGACCACCTCGCGACCATCGCCGAAGTTCTGGCGGGAACCACCGGCGCAAAAGTGCCGTACCCCATCGGCATTCGCGAACTCGAAGTTGTTCGCAGCGAAATGGTCGGGACCGGACTGTTGCGTCTGACCTTGGGTGGACCGGAGTTGGCGGGCTTCGAATCGCACGCTCCCGACGAGCATGTTCGCCTGGTCTACCCGGATGCAGACGGAACTTTACGTCTACCCGAACGCGACGGATTCAGCCTGAAGTGGCCTCGTCCATTGCCGATCTCGCGTGAGTACACCGTCCGTCGATACGACGCCGAGGCGGGGGAGCTGGACCTCGATTTCGCGCTCCACGATGGTGGGTACGCCTCTGATTGGGCTCAGGCGGCCACCGTCGGCACTCGGGTGCACGTGGCAGGTCCGCCCGGTGGCGTCGTGGTTCCGTGGACGTACGACCGCTATCTGCTGGCCGGTGACATCACCGCCCTTCCTGCCATTGCTCGTTGGCTCGAGATGATGCCCGCTGCTGCCGCCGGGTGGGTGTTCGTCGAGATCACCGACCCTTCACAGGAAATCGAACTCACTGTTCCGGAAGGCGTCGAGGTGCGATGGCTGCACCGCGGTGACGTCCCAGCCGGTCACTCGGATCTGCTCGAGCAGGCAGTACGGACGGTCACCGTGCCCGAAGGTGAGCGCCTCTACGCCTGGATCTCCGGTGAGGCCACCAGTCTCAAGCCCATTCGCAGATTCGTGCGCGACGAACTCGGCCTGAGTTCGGGCGACCACCTGATCACGGGCTACTGGAAGCGCGGAGTCGCAGACTTCGACGAGGACGACGACGACCACTGAACATCGGTTGATGCCGGTTTCGGCATCGTCACCGCGACAACGAGTCCGACAATCGCAACGATTGCCGCCACTCCGAAAGCTGTGGCGAATGCCGAGTGCTGGGGAAGGCCGCCGGATGAAGTCGCGCTCGCGATGATCCCGGCGGCAATTTGGGTTCCCACAGCAGAACCCAGCGATCTGGCGATCGTGACTATTGCCGTCGTGACACCTACGCGGTCTGCCGGTGCGCTGTCGGCGGAGATGACGAACACTGCCGTCGACGCGGCGGCAACGCCGGTACCCGCAAGGATCAGCACCACAACGATCTGCCACATCGTTGTTGCAAAGACGCCGACGGCGCCGCTCAGGCCGAGGAAGGCAACTCCCGCTACCGCAATGGCTTTCGTGCCGACCCGTTGTGCGAGCTTTCCGGAGATCACCGACGCGATGACCGCTGCGCCGTAGCCGACGCACAGCAGGAAGCCGATGGCGCTGGTCGACGCACCGCGGCCGAATCCGCTCTCTGCCGGCACGGCGAGTTGTTGCGGAAGTAGATAGACAACAGCGCCGTAGGTGAACCCGAAAACCACGCCGACGACCACGGCGCTCCACATCGAACGATGCCGCATCATCGTCAGGTCGACCATCGGCTCGGTTGTCCGGCTCTGATACCTGGCCCAGATCGCGAACACGGCAGCGGAAGCGAGAAGCAGCAGCATCGACGTCGGTGCGCCCCACCCGTTGCTCGATGCGCTCGCCAGCCACGCCGTCAGCGTCAACAATCCCAGAGCCAATCCGCCCGCTCCCGGCCAATCGAGTCGGCCGCCGACGTTCGACATGTGATCTCGTGGTGTGCTCACGGCAAAAGCAATTGCGCCGAGCAAAACGAACGCGGTCGGAACTGCATACATCGCGGTGCGTGAGACGTTTTCCGCGACGGGCCCGGCCAATACGACTCCCAGAGCGCCGCCGGCCACTACGACAGCCCCGAGTAAACCCGTGGCCGTCTTCAGTCGGTCCGAGGACAAAGTGCGTCGTAGGACCACGAAGCTCACGGGAAGCAACCCGAGCCCGAATCCCTGGAGAAATTGGCCGAGGACGAACAGCGGGAAGATCGTTGCGAGAGCGGACACGCTGCCGCCCAGGACAACGATTGTCGTGATCGCGAGCAAGGTGGGGCGGGCGCCGTACACGTCGGCTATTCGCCCGGCCATCGGCGTGACGAGGACAGTGCTCAACGTCAGAGCGACGGATGCGAGCGCTCCGACGTCGGCCGTCACTCCGAAGTCTCTCTGTATCAGGGGGAGTGCGGGGACGATGATGCTTTCGAGCGCGGCCACGGCAGCGATCAGCAGGGTCAGGCTTGCGATAGTTGCTACCGGTCGCGGCTGATTGCCGGAGACGCTCTCTGTGGTCATCGTGCTCTCTTTCGATCGGGGAGTGAGGAGCTTATGGACGCGACGAAATGCCGCCCCTCCAAGAGCCCGGAAGGGTTGTGGCACTGGATATATCGGGCTGTGAAGTAGACCGTCTCTTTATTTCGTTACGCGTACCGTTATTGTGGAGAAATGTAATCGGATTCAGCGCACAAAGCAAGAGTCGGATGGGGTGGAAATGGTGTCATGTATCGCCAGATCGCAACGGGCAGACTTTTGCTGCCACCGTCAGTCGGTGTCAGGTGATGTGACGATGGGGCTCATTTCTCGATGAGCATGACGCTGGTCACCAAAATGCTTCTCCGAGCAGGGAGTTCATCTGCCGGACACATCCAAGGTCCCCGTTTGAATGCCGGGTTTGTTAGCTTTCTGCCTGTGACGCGACGTCACGGAAAGTTCACGAATCACGGAGGATCATCATGGGTTCTATTTCAACGATCATCGGAATCTTCGAGCTCTACAAGCTTCTCGAGCCGCTGCTGAGCTCGCTGAGCTGATTCAGGTGTGATTTCACTGTCGAGCCGGGGCGCCGAGGGACTCGGCTCGACAGCGGATCTCGAGGATCCGGCGCGATCAGGTGTCGGCGGCCATGAAATTCTGCCCGGAGACGGCCACGAAACTGCCCGCTGGCGGACATGAAACCTGCCCGGTGGCGGTCATGGGATCTGCCCGACACGACGTCGTCTGCCTCACCGGCTCCGACGGTTGAGGCCCCTCCTCAGGTGCGATCGGCGGTGCTGAAGCGCCCGTCGCCCTGAGGAGGGACAACTTGAAGTCTGCCGAGGAGATCATGGAAATCCTGGATGCCTACGACCTGACAGGGTCGTTGCGTGATGCCGGCGAGCTGGCCGGATGCTCGCACCACACGGTCAAGCACTACGTGGACCGCCGTGCTGCCGGGGGTGAGCTGGACAAGGCCGTGACTCGGCCGCAGTTGATCGATGAGTACCTGCCCAAGGTCGAGGAGTGGGTCGAGCGGTCCAAGGGCAAGGTCCGTGCCGACAGAGCGCACGAGAAGCTGCTCGCGATGGGCTACAAGGGTTCGGAGCGCACCACCCGTCGTGCGGTCGCATCGGTGAAGAAGTCATACCGGTCAGGACATGTGCGGGTCCACCGGCCCTGGGTCACCGAGCCGGGGATGTGGCTGCAGTACGACTACGGCGACGGACCTGTCGTCGACGGCGTCAAGACGGTTCTGTTCGTGGCGTGGCTGGCGTGGTCGCGGTTCCGGGTCGTGATCGCGCTGCGCGATAAGACCATGCCGTCCGTGTTCGCCGCGCTGGACCAGACCTTCCGCCGGTTGGGTGGGGTGCCGACCTACGTGCTGACCGACAACGAGAAGACCGTCACGACCGAGCACATCGCCGGGATCCCGGTCCGCAACGGACAGCTCGTCACCTTCGCCGAGCACTACTCGGTCGTGGTCCACACCTGTGTGCCGGCGGATCCGGCGTCCAAGGGCGGCACCGAGTCGTCGGTGAAGATCAGCAAGGCCGACCTGGTGCCCAAGGACACCAACCTGCGTGAGGAGTACGCGTCGTTTAGCGAGCTCGAGGAGGCGTGTGAGGCGTTCTGTCAGAAGGTCAACACCCGGGCTCACCGGACCACGAAGCGGCCACCGGTCGAGATGTTGGCCGAAGAGCGGACACGGCTACACCCGGTCCCGACACAGCCGCACACAGTCGCGTTCGGCACCACCCGGGTAGTGCCGGGCAACACGCCGATGGTGATGTTCGAGTCCGGCCAGTACTCGGTGCCACACACCCTGCTCGGCGCCACGGTGTGGGTTCGTGCCCAAGGACTCGGCGACGGCGAGGAGGTCGTCATCGTTCACGTCGGCGAGGACGGACCCGCCGAGGTCGCCCGCCACGCGCGCGCGACGCCGGGCACGCCGAGGATCAACGACGAGCACTTCCCACCGCAGCCGGAAGGTCCGTTGAACCGGCAGCCGCGAGCGAAGAACCCAGCGGAAGCCGAGTTCCTCGACCTGGGCGAGGGCGCCCGCCTGTGGCTGGTCGAGGCCGCTGCGGCGGGCACGCCGCGGATGAGGGTCAAGATGGCCGAAGCCCTCAGCCTGGCCAAGCTGTTCGACCCCGTCGAGGTCGACTGGGCACTCGGCCACGCCGCCGTCCACGGCCGGTTCGCCGAGGCCGATCTGTCCTCGATCCTCGACCACCACGCCCGGCAACCCGCTGTTGGCGAGCACCGTGCCGGCGAAGAACGGTCGCTGACCCAGGGCACCGCCGGATGGGCACGTCTCGGCCAGCACGACAGCCAGCACGACAGCCGCGAGGGGAACGAGGTGACCCGATGACGACCAAGACCACCACACCATCGATGGCGTCCGCGCCGCCGTTGCCGGCCGAGTTGGAGGACCTCTTGCGGCGGCTTCGGCTGCCCCACATCCGTCGCCACG encodes:
- a CDS encoding siderophore-interacting protein, which codes for MNRGDHLATIAEVLAGTTGAKVPYPIGIRELEVVRSEMVGTGLLRLTLGGPELAGFESHAPDEHVRLVYPDADGTLRLPERDGFSLKWPRPLPISREYTVRRYDAEAGELDLDFALHDGGYASDWAQAATVGTRVHVAGPPGGVVVPWTYDRYLLAGDITALPAIARWLEMMPAAAAGWVFVEITDPSQEIELTVPEGVEVRWLHRGDVPAGHSDLLEQAVRTVTVPEGERLYAWISGEATSLKPIRRFVRDELGLSSGDHLITGYWKRGVADFDEDDDDH
- a CDS encoding Fe2+-enterobactin ABC transporter substrate-binding protein, with product MKSTPPLAIRSWRRFVAIAGLLIVALVAMIGCSSDSNDEPTKAAEPTTRVIETEKGSVTVPASAERIVVLSGGLAGYLYALDAPVVATDTRVLGVTNLDGGFPPAWADAAKAQGTKELPAGEQLNIEAVAAAEPDLIIGGGQGITSVQSEELYDQLTAIAPTVLVPKTVAAWDKQLEIVADAAGRSDQVPALMSAYEDKVKEVKGKIKVPEGNVVYFLSVSSNKPYLVPPTAALPAMLAELGFKADDVMAKAGNPQLFGSGDSFEVSPELLSQVADAPVAFVIPVSGRPMAELATDPLYSQLPSFKAGTTFELPASSYRPDYDGAMATLDLIGQTFA
- the entS gene encoding enterobactin transporter EntS, translating into MTRFGGLVIDVSPLRTSRPFRYAFSARLISLLGIGLLVVAVPAQTYQLTGSTLQVAGVSTAMAIAMFFGSLFGGVLADRYDRRRTIQLARSAAGLGFVILGCNALLPHPSMWVIYVAAAVDGLAGGVSSSALMALMPTLLPRNKMAAAGALVALTTDIGTMISPAIAGVIIASGGIPATYFVAAVATAATVTLFQAIGPSPAPGTNHESPMRALVTGVKFAGTHTVIRGILISGLLVMFVSGPMVLLPAFVDQVLGGGPTMLGLLYGAPAVGAVVGSLTSGWTGRVHRNGAAMLISVALMPLGLVVLGASGAAIVAFLGLAGFGLGRALNDILRFAVLQQNTPDELRGRVSSLWMVQAVTGTAIGSMAAGFLGQWLEPGAALLVLGLAGVTLGLVLLAALGSVRRVTSEINEVDLSENTVPVGNAPPEKEGSS
- a CDS encoding MFS transporter → MTTESVSGNQPRPVATIASLTLLIAAVAALESIIVPALPLIQRDFGVTADVGALASVALTLSTVLVTPMAGRIADVYGARPTLLAITTIVVLGGSVSALATIFPLFVLGQFLQGFGLGLLPVSFVVLRRTLSSDRLKTATGLLGAVVVAGGALGVVLAGPVAENVSRTAMYAVPTAFVLLGAIAFAVSTPRDHMSNVGGRLDWPGAGGLALGLLTLTAWLASASSNGWGAPTSMLLLLASAAVFAIWARYQSRTTEPMVDLTMMRHRSMWSAVVVGVVFGFTYGAVVYLLPQQLAVPAESGFGRGASTSAIGFLLCVGYGAAVIASVISGKLAQRVGTKAIAVAGVAFLGLSGAVGVFATTMWQIVVVLILAGTGVAAASTAVFVISADSAPADRVGVTTAIVTIARSLGSAVGTQIAAGIIASATSSGGLPQHSAFATAFGVAAIVAIVGLVVAVTMPKPASTDVQWSSSSSSKSATPRFQ
- the istA gene encoding IS21 family transposase, whose protein sequence is MKSAEEIMEILDAYDLTGSLRDAGELAGCSHHTVKHYVDRRAAGGELDKAVTRPQLIDEYLPKVEEWVERSKGKVRADRAHEKLLAMGYKGSERTTRRAVASVKKSYRSGHVRVHRPWVTEPGMWLQYDYGDGPVVDGVKTVLFVAWLAWSRFRVVIALRDKTMPSVFAALDQTFRRLGGVPTYVLTDNEKTVTTEHIAGIPVRNGQLVTFAEHYSVVVHTCVPADPASKGGTESSVKISKADLVPKDTNLREEYASFSELEEACEAFCQKVNTRAHRTTKRPPVEMLAEERTRLHPVPTQPHTVAFGTTRVVPGNTPMVMFESGQYSVPHTLLGATVWVRAQGLGDGEEVVIVHVGEDGPAEVARHARATPGTPRINDEHFPPQPEGPLNRQPRAKNPAEAEFLDLGEGARLWLVEAAAAGTPRMRVKMAEALSLAKLFDPVEVDWALGHAAVHGRFAEADLSSILDHHARQPAVGEHRAGEERSLTQGTAGWARLGQHDSQHDSREGNEVTR